A stretch of the Lolium perenne isolate Kyuss_39 chromosome 3, Kyuss_2.0, whole genome shotgun sequence genome encodes the following:
- the LOC139837946 gene encoding uncharacterized mitochondrial protein AtMg00310-like, which translates to MMASLGVSTETWNERYLGLPVYVGQSRSKVFAYLKDRIWKRIQGWMERMLSKVGKEILIKACAQAIPIFAMTCFDITKGLCDDINSMICRHWWAYQDNDHKMHWLSWDKLTLPKKEGGLGYKDLHAFNMAMLAKQAWRLPAIDPVSLWAGLKARYYDTSVLLATPLEGISYSWRSILKGVDLLNMGVIKRVGDGSSINLWLDPWLPRNWCRKPITPRGQNVLTRVSELLDPTSGTWDARLVDDTFSIQDASLIKAIPVHEDIEDFWA; encoded by the coding sequence ATGATGGCTAGCCTTGGTGTGTCTACTGAGACTTGGAATGAGCGCTACCTAGGACTCCCGGTGTATGTTGGGCAGTCAAGATCAAAGGTTTTTGCCTATCTCAAGGATAGGATCTGGAAGCGCATCCAAGGTTGGATGGAGAGGATGCTTTCAAAAGTGGGCAAGGAGATCCTTATCAAGGCTTGTGCCCAAGCTATACCTATCTTTGCCATGACCTGTTTTGACATCACCAAAGGCCTCTGTGATGATATCAACTCCATGATCTGCAGACATTGGTGGGCTTACCAGGATAATGACCACAAGATGCATTGGCTTAGCTGGGATAAGCTAACTCTCCCAAAGAAAGAGGGGGGTCTGGGCTACAAAGATCTCCATGCCTTCAATATGGCTATGCTAGCTAAGCAGGCCTGGAGGCTGCCGGCGATCGATCCAGTCTCTTTGTGGGCGGGTCTGAAGGCCAGGTACTACGACACGTCGGTGCTCCTGGCTACCCCTTTGGAGGGGATTTCATATTCCTGGAGAAGCATTCTCAAAGGTGTTGACCTGCTGAACATGGGAGTCATCAAACGGGTTGGTGATGGCTCCTCCATCAACTTGTGGCTTGACCCGTGGCTTCCCAGAAACTGGTGCAGAAAGCCAATTACTCCCAGAGGCCAAAATGTCCTCACCAGGGTGTCTGAGCTTCTTGACCCTACCTCTGGCACTTGGGACGCGAGATTGGTGGACGACACTTTCAGCATCCAAGACGCGTCTCTCATCAAGGCTATTCCTGTTCATGAGGATATTGAAGATTTCTGGGCTTGA
- the LOC139837947 gene encoding uncharacterized protein, with amino-acid sequence MFLWRLAHNSLPLRWNILRRGIDIDALCPMCCRLNEDGGHLFFNCKHVRALWKELKLEDFRLRLTSCLDAKDAIALILTANDQVKWRCVALLSVWWRVRNKRNAGESMASFSSAYHQILSLAADFEHHCNKLKKPVAPAGEIKWKPPEQDLLKINTDGSMDLVSRSGGWGFVVRDALGEVAGAGAGYMAHVQDALHTEAEACLHALLLSQAWGISRVHIETDSQQLVQAIEGSDQDLARNGAIFKEIKFQLSLNFSISRISYCPRACNRVADAMAAHGTKLGPRSQAVWPGCAPDFVSVLVASDIAGLTR; translated from the coding sequence ATGTTCCTCTGGCGCCTTGCTCACAACAGCCTGCCCCTCCGCTGGAACATTCTCAGAAGGGGCATTGACATTGATGCCCTGTGCCCTATGTGCTGCAGATTAAATGAAGATGGAGGTCACCTCTTTTTCAACTGCAAGCATGTGCGCGCCCTGTGGAAGGAGCTAAAACTTGAGGACTTCAGGCTCCGGCTTACCTCTTGCCTGGATGCCAAAGATGCTATCGCCTTGATCTTAACAGCTAATGACCAGGTGAAGTGGAGGTGTGTTGCTCTGCTGTCTGTTTGGTGGCGTGTGAGAAACAAACGCAATGCGGGCGAATCAATGGCTTCGTTTTCCTCAGCCTATCACCAGATTCTCTCACTTGCTGCTGACTTTGAGCATCACtgtaacaagctcaagaagcctgTGGCCCCTGCGGGGGAAATCAAATGGAAGCCCCCGGAGCAAGATTTGCTGAAGATCAACACTGATGGAAGCATGGACCTGGTGTCTAGGTCGGGCGGCTGGGGTTTTGTGGTCCGCGATGCGCTTGGCGAGGTGGCTGGAGCTGGCGCTGGATACATGGCACATGTGCAGGACGCCCTGCACACTGAAGCTGAAGCTTGCCTTCATGCGCTGCTCCTCTCTCAAGCCTGGGGCATTTCCCGTGTCCACATCGAGACCGACTCCCAACAACTTGTGCAAGCTATCGAAGGAAGTGATCAAGACCTGGCTCGCAATGGGGCTATCTTTAAGGAGATTAAGTTTCAGTTATCCTTGAACTTTTCTATCTCTCGCATTTCCTATTGCCCTCGGGCCTGTAACCGTGTTGCGGACGCTATGGCGGCGCATGGCACAAAGCTAGGTCCCAGGTCCCAGGCTGTTTGGCCGGGCTGTGCCCCTGACTTTGTGTCTGTTCTGGTAGCCAGCGATATTGCTGGGCTTACCCGTTAA